TGACGTGAGCAGTGGTGCCGTTTATACCACGGTGCGGATCGCTGAACTGCCGGGTCTGGAAATTATCTCCGGGCTGCTAAGTCATGAActccaacagcagttgGTAGTCGATACAGTTCGCGAATATCTTCCTCCGAAAGAACATCTTACGAACCTGGATGTTCATTACCATGTTCCTCGTCCgtttaatatttttgacgaCGATGTTGAACTGATACACAAAATCCCTGCCAAGCCACCTCTGACCATGTCAGAAGTACGAGCCAAAAAACTCCGGTGGGTCACTATTGGTGGCCAGTACAATTGGACCACCAAAGTATACCCATCATTGACTCCGGGAACTGACGGATTCCCGTTTTTCCCTCCCCGACTCGCCAATCTGCTGAGTTCGATATTTAAGATCAAATGCGAAGCTGCCATTGTCAATTTCTACTCTCCCGGTGATATTCTATCCCCTCACCAGGACGTTGCCGAGCTCGCTAAAGCCGACCTCGTTTCGGTCTCACTCGGTTGCGATTGTGTTTTCTACGTTGGCAAGACCCGCGACTCAAAACCGCTCCCCATTCTCCTCCGTAGCGGCGATATCATAGTCATGGGCGGAGACTCGCGGTTCGCGTACCACGGTGTCGGTCGTGTCTGGCCCGACACTTGTCCATCCTTCCTCACCGACTTCGACCCGGGCTTTGACCGCCAGCTCTACAGATCCTGGGTCGCCAACAAAcgcatcaacatcaacgTCCGCCAAATGCTGTAACACCCCTTTTCTCCCTATTTATTCAACTGCATTTCTCTTGGCGGTTCTTCCGGGAGTTtcagactgcctccggcggctggggctctgccccagaccccgtggctcctctcgctccgctcgagtcgttcctTCACGGTTCCCACCACAAGGGGTCCacaatgcctccggcggctggggctctgacccagaccccgtggctcctctcgctccgctcgagtcgttgcttcACGGTTCCCACCTCGAGGGGTCCacaatgcctccggcggctggggctctgccccagaccccgtggatcctctcgcttcgctcgagtcgttacttCACGATCCCAACCGTGAGGATCCAGAATGCTTTGGTCGACTTGAACTCTACCTCGTGGCTGTGATGGGGATGCCAACGTTTACAGCTGGAAAAATATACAAGGATGGTATGAACTTCCCGTGATATATATGATGGGATTTCAGTATAATATAGGACTTTAAAcctgatttatttattggatCGTAGGAAGTTTTGTAAGTGGTGGTAGAAGGTGTGTAACTGGTAGTCGAAGAACTAGTAGTATAATTCCCAGAGACCCCCGAATCACTACAGCCTCGGTACCTGGAATTTATataccaataacaactcactgaaaaataatccaCAGAACACAAAATTTTTGAAATCCCTCAGGTGCACCAATAGAAGCTTTCCAATCGATTTTaataattgaaaaatatccaatGCCAAACCTGTTGATAAAGATTGTGCTTAATTTTCCGTCGTCTGTGGCTGAAAAACTTCAAGTTCCAGATATCCAAACTATTGGATATGACTAGAGCAGTTATCACCGGCCCAGCTCGAGTCCTTACTCCACGGTCCcggcaatctcctgcgaagcaggagccacggggtctggggcagagccccagccgacGGAGGCAGTGTCGACTTCCCGCTGCTTCACGGTCCacgaaatctcctgcgaagcaggagctacggggtctggggcggagccccagccgccggaggcatgggCCCCCACGAAGGATGTGTGAagagtttattatttgataGAGTTACAGAGGGGTTCGTAAAGTCgtgaataaaataaaatagtaTTAGTAGGGCCTGCCGATGTCGGTGTGGCTTCGGCTCATGCCGACGGACGAGGGGCTGTCGAGAAGTCCAGTGGATAGTCGGCCAACTCGGAGGGGGGTGTTCATTTCGCTGTATGAGACATCGTCCAGTTGGCCCTTGCCGACGGTGTGAGGAGCATACCAATCGTTGGAGAACATGAGATCGCTCTCGGTCCAGGATGGGGCGGAGGACTCAACGAAAGCAGTCATGGATCGCACCATGGTCTCGCTGTCAACAGGATAAGCCGAGTTGTCGAAAGAGTCCGTGTCGAGAAGTGACTCTCCGCTATGGGGAGCAATGGCCACTGGGGCAGCAGAGATGGGGTATGACAGTGATTGCGGGTGgactgctgccactgagAAGGATCGTGTCATGGGTGCTGATAGTGGAGGTTGTCCGTAAAGCTGGAGTTGGGCAATATCATAAGTAGCTTGTTGAGGACTGCTCTGTTGTCGTGACAGCTGAACACTGGGATTATTCTGGCTGCCACGGTGAGCAAGAGGTGAGTCGAACAATGCTACTGATCGAGATCGGGGTGGAAGTTGTTGCACAGTGGTTGGCAGTTTGGGTGAACTGGATTGGTATTGCTGTGGTGAGGATGCATCTAATTGAGGTGCAGGATTCAACTGTGGTTGCTCGATTctttgctgttgctgttgttgctgatgatgaggatgttgTCCGGAGGGGTTGAATGTCAGTCGTCGAAAGACGGTACGGGCAGAGAAGTTATCGGCGGCCTTTTCAAACTCATAGACAATCACAGCACAGATCTTGGACGAGTCTTCTTGACGACAGATGATCTTTTGGGTGACGGTGATAGCAGCAATGGCGGCTTGTGGATTACGTTTAACATCAGACTTGCCGTTCTCATTGAATCCGTTGATAAATGGTAGCCAGAAATCAGGAGTAAAGGGAATGAACAGCCGATCAAATCTTTGAGCTAGGTTCTCGGCAAAGGGAACATTATCTTTAAGCTCGAGCAGGTCGCGGCCCATGGATGTGATGTTGGTGACACATTCGTAAGAGTGGAAACGGCTTCTGCGGCTGCCTCCTGGAGATGCTGTGTTTGAAGGAGACAAGAGGTGGGCAGAGTTGGAaccactgctgttgctgttacTGGAAGATGGACTGTTAATGGTGAATTGTACATCAGCTTTGAATTGGCCAGCAGAAAGTCCTTCAGCGTCATCGGAAATGTTCAGCATGACTTTGCCGTAAACAAGAGGCACGGTGCGCTTGAATGAAGGGGATGCAAGTAACTGGGCAATAGCAGGGAATCTGGTAGCAATATGCTCAAAAGCCTTGGGTTTAATGGGAGTTTCAAACTGGGGACGAATTAGTTGGGTATAGATCCGGTCGATTTGACTGCCAACTTGTTTCCACATGCAAAAGTTAAGAGGAGAAACTCCGTCTGGGAATGGATTGCCTGAACCATTAGGACTGTGATTGGAATTGCTCAATGGGATGCCGATGGTAGAAGCCGATCTCATGGGGGTATTGTTGGGGAATCTATAAGGCGAAGAAGGGTGGTTGTTGAACCTTGGTCGTTTGTTAGGGGATGCCATGAAAATATCCGCTCGTGGACCAGTAACATTCTCTTGTTCCTTGGAACCAGCCGAGTTTTTCGAGAAGATGGGTGATACAATAGGGATCATACCGTTAGACGAGCCGTCCTTTGATGGGCTATCAGCCACGAGCGACATGAATTCAGCATCATCACGGAGCAAGTGTTTTAATACTTGAATATGACTAGACACTTGTTTTCTAGTACGGGTCTTGCCAGTTTTTTGGTAGATGTAATCAGCAATAAGCTCGTTTCTACCACATGGTCTACCTTGAACAGTGATCTTACGACGACCCACCCTGGGGATTCTTCGTAATGCCTCCATAAAAGCCTCTTCAACGTCTTGACTCCAGACAGTGCTATTGGCGTCGTCACCGCATTCCTTCTTTTGACGAGAAAGATAGCCGGTGTAAGCAGCGACGTTGGAGATAGGAGCACCTCGAATGTGCATAGGAGTAGTAATCTCCTCGCCAGAGGCACGGTCATGAGCACGCTGCatttgttgctgttgttgctcaTTTTCATAAGCCATTCTcatctgttgttgttgttggtggtgatgaggaGGTAAATGGTTTGGAGCAGGAATGGTAGAAAGAGCCTGTCTGTCATGTTGtaaagaagcagcggcagcagcagcactgtGATTGTTCATCATACCAATGTTCTCTTGGCTAAACACATGCATATGGctattttgatttcgagATCCATCAGGACCAAACTGTTCGTGCTTGATTCTCATGTCATTTGAAACAATCGAGAATTGTGAGTATGCTGGAGGAAGTGGTTGCTGACGGTGCAGAGATGTGTTGTGATGAGTAGGAGTAGAAGGTTTACGGTCAGAATCAGGGGGAGTCAATTCAAAGGCCGAGGGCAAAAGACCAGCTTTATGATGGCCATGGCCATGAGGGTTATTATTGCCGTTATCAATTTGATCCAACGATCTCTTTTTGCTTTCCATAGATCCAGGAGGGCCTTGATTTGTGAAAGGATCGCTTTTCACAAATGCATaaggctgctgttgaccCTGTTTAGAGTGTAAAGGGGTTATTGGTGTAGTAGTAGTCATAGACATTGTGAACCGACCACCAGAAAGTGAGTGAAACAAGcgaaataaaaattttatgaaatcaaaaattgaaaatcaaatatgaaatcaaagaaatcaaCTCATCTGTGGTTAGAAACATATTCGACAAGATTGACATTTAAGCAGATTGAATACTTACATAATTCCGAATCAGAGGTAGATTACACAGTCCAACCCGACGCGTGGTGTTAATACTGGATGATACGAAAGCTAGCCCGTTTGTGGAGTCACCAATGGTTATTCAATTTACCAATCCAAAATAGTTCGAACTATTTTCAATGATTATATAAAGTTCACTATTGGTAAAAATCAATGTCGCGTTCAAGTAACAAAATCCGACAACCCgagaggaaaaaaaaaatccaacaaacaaaaaaaagagtacaataaaaattattagTAATAAAATGAATGATAGACAAAACGAAAGAATGAATAGGCAATGGAAACCAAGTTTCAACTTTAGAGCCgtgaataaaaaaaaagttgtaaaataaattaaagaTTCTTTCACAAAATTATCAAAACAGCAACTCCAGTCTAATATATACCGGTACTCAATAAACAGTTTTATACCTCCTGTGCATTGTTGTGAGATAATTGGGACTTTGCACGGTATAGGTCTCTCTATGCAAGTGGGAAGTACAATTGCTTTTTCCACAGGGGTAAAAGTGGTGTTTTTGGGAGAAAAAGCAACAACGCGCGACGCGGAAAAGCGCGGGTTTTACGTGGGTAAACGCGCGGGGTGACGCGGTCGCGCCTGCGTGTTCTGCGTGTATAGAGAGGTGGTGGGTGGTAGTTAATAAGTGAGCTGGTGGTTATAGCCTGTAGCTATAGCGGGTAATTATAGCGGAGCGAGTAGTTATAGCAGAGGGGGAAGCTATAGTAGAGTGGAAGCTATAGCCGTAGTATATGGACTGGCGGGTAATGAGCCGGTGGAGGAAATGGGATGGGGTAGAAAGTCGGCTGGCTGCCTGAAATAGCCTGCCGACCGACATAGAAGACCGAATTAGCAGCCCAAaggagcaccagcagcgacTTCGAGTTAATCAgtgaagtagcagcagctgtggTTATCTGATATTAAATGTATTAACtgtattaattaattacaGATACAATTACAGATGAAGTTATAGCAGAGATAGCTGTGGTGTCACTATCGATATGTCGTGATTAgaatagcagcaggaatTTTATTGGTAATAGTTATAGCATGATCACGGTATAGTAGCAGTATcagtagtaatagtagCAATAGAGTGTGATCGGTATTAGTAGAAGTGGTTATAGCTGTATCTGTAGTGTAATCTGTAGCTGTAGCTGTATCGGTCGTGTAGCTCTAGCTCAGCTGTAGCTATAACATGTGTCGAGATAACTGCCAATTAGCACCTAAATCACGACTCTTCATAGCACAGCACCTGCTACTGACTCTCTCAAAACAGCTGGATCAGACAGGAGTTCTACCCGAACAAcccagctccagcaccagcagcaccagcaaacAATCCCTAACGTGGTCTCAGGCAGTCAGGCGTTGACCAGCtgcagccagcagcagaagccaGTCGTGATTAGACCGCGGTAATGCGCTGACTATGCGCCAATTGAACGTGTTTTCGTGCCTGTTATTTGTGTCTCCGTCTCTGTCTCTGTTTGTTGATCTCGGCGAATGATATCGACACACCAACAATCGGGCCTCGCCCCCTGTGTTTTTGCATCGACTCTGATAATGACGATTGTCATGATCCGACTTGGGATTGTAGGTTTGTTGGGATATCTCTccaaataattattattataatttttttataattatcactatttatttattaaacaATTTAGGTCCACAGTAGCTACCATTATCCGGTATCCCTATCATTCACCCCATATCCACTTCCGTGCAATATACACCCGGTCTCGTCGTAATATGCTCTTTTAAACATCGACCTACAGCAACTGCGAGTCCCATGTGATAAATCAATATAGACAAGCGCCTGCGTCATCCCGTTTAGGCAACTCATTAGCCAAATCAGGCAGGCCGGGAATCCATGCTCCTATTTCAATCGTGACTTGCGCAGGGTTCTGCATAGGAATGAACCTTAATCCCAACCTGGCAATTCTCCTTCTAATAATATATTCCACTCTGCATATGAAATTATTATCGTAATTTATCAttactagtactactagtatTATTAAACTACATCTCGACTAATAaattgataataaaatGTTCTCGACTCAAATTTTGGGGGTCTGGCCattttgcctccggcggccgggctccgcccggacccgttgctccgcttcgcggaggGATTGGGGGGTATGGTTGGGTTGGGTTGGCATCGCGAGTTTTGTTGgtgttctttttttttgagtgACCGATCTTCACGAGATACATCATCTCGAACAATAAGATTATAGCctgtgctgctgctttttcGGCTCGCCACGCGTCACAAAGGACTATCGTTTGAATCCTTTTTAGTGCCATTGCTGCGATGGgctggctgctggctgcTTCTCGCGATAGCTGCTGCCGGCACAGACTCTGCCCGTGTCGATACACAGGTCGGTCCACCTGCAGACAGACCGTTAGCTCTGGCTCCCGCCACGATCACACTtgctccttctccttcgGTCTGTCGtatctgatctgatctgatgtGAATCACTCAATTGGCTGGCGACCTGGTCCAAGAGCCTGTCAATGCGTTTTTAGCTTCACCCACTACCATCCCACCTCCCAGAAGCACCTCCTCTCAAAGTCCTCTCTCTGTgattctttttctcctgctgctgcttcttctgccgatGTCGACCACAGGTCACttccaacaacaccagcaccagcaccagcagctgctgtagcGTCCAACACACGACCGGCAGCAGACCGGCCGGCAGAAACCCCATGCGCTGCGACGCGGTGCAACGCATCCTTTGATTTAAAGTTCGGGTCAAGGCTCGGCCACTCTGCATCGTCCAACGCGCTCCGTGTCCGTTTTCTCGGGATACACTCGCGACCGacgtctgcctccggcggctggggctccgccccagaccctggctgctcctctcgctgcgctcgagtcgttccgtcgacggtcccagtagcaactcctgcgaagcaggagcaaccagggtctggggcggagccccagccgccggaggcagcaccccgACTTCCCCCTGGCACCATGCGTCGACCGCGTCGGGGTGGCTGGTTCATGTAATGTATCCACTCGCGTCGACAGGTGGTGAGCGCTGTTGGTTTTACTGTAACATGTCAGGATGCAAAAGTTTAATTCACTTGTCTAGGGGCGTTATTGGGTGTTGGGTAGAGCCCCTGTCATGCGACGGGGCTCTGTCGGTGAAATTGCCAAGCCCTCGGAGAAACTCTTGGTAATAAAGTTCGCCGCTCGCTCGCACGCTCGACGGCCCGTGTCGGTGGGCAGCCGGTCTGTCTGGGGCTCTTGCGACGTTAGCTCCTGTCCAGTCCCTCGTGTACCTactttcttcttggaaAACCACTCGTGTTTCATTTAAAAATCAGGCATCAATCGCAGTGGCCCTGATCATTGCAGCGATCTCCACCTCGCTCTTCGATGATCGATTATCGGACATTTGCCCGACCTTTTCTACACTAACCCACCGCGCGATAGTCGCCGATCAAGAGTAATCCACCCTTCTCCGATCCTGTCTCTCTCTATCGCACGATGCAGGTACTGGTCGCGTCAGGCCCCtgggtttgcctccggcatctggggctccgccccagaccccgtggctcctctcgcttcgctcgagtcgggcgtggggggtGTCAGATTTAATTTTGGCGGTGTCAGTTCAATAGAGAGCTGTTTTCTTTGCTGtttgattgttttttgtCTCGTATCCACTGGTTTGTAAGCGGTTAAATACTGTTACGTGAATTGACAGCTGTGATCCAAGTACAGTGTCTATGTAGGACGTGTATTACGAAGCAAGTTGGGATAAATCAGCATTCAACTCACACCCTCCATAAGACCaaaaaagagaataaaCGAAATGACACTCAGACAGAACACAAATTTGATAGTTTCAATGGTGGTACAAATGTGGAAGTTACAGGGGGAGCACCTGCAGCttcccctgaaaaaaaagggtCCTGGCCGATCCATGCGCCCAGAACATGGGGATTAAGCGAGCATCCATGCATGGCAGACGCATGGCAATCACATGACGAGAGTTCAGGAGACGCCGTCAGGGGACTGACCCCTGAATTTTCGATAAAACCTACGAaaattcaagaaaaaaatacaaaagaaCGACAACAGTCCACGGCGAACAAGCTACTCACATGATGCAAAAATTCACAACTCGACAGCCCGACTCGCAGCTACCAAATACACCTCTCTTCCCTCTTTCCCCTCACCAGACCCAATAACGGGCACCTCCCTCTCACTCATCACCCTCCAACTGCATATAAAAACAGGGGACCCCCCtaaaccgactcgagcgaagcgagaggagcggcggggtctggggcggagccccagccgccggaggcagcaccccaccCTCTCGCGCAGACCATGTCAGGGCCTGAAACATGGGTGTGTAGAAAGAGAGGGTGTTGACCCCCTATTGCAACAGGTGCTCATTCTGAAACAGACATACGTGAGCCGCACGGGATTTATCAGGCAGAAGGTCAggtctgttgttgatttttctCCTACATGGGTCAAAACCCGTACCCAGGAGATTATCCGCAAAACGACATAGACTTTCGTGTGCTGCAACAAGGTTTAGACTTGAGACGACCCACTAAAAATTATCTGACAAGAGACATACGCTAGTCGTCAAACGGTGTGAAGTCAAGTCTAACCTGCCACTGACCTTCCGAGGTTTTGATCagttgaattttttttttgctggttGACGAGGAAATCTGAAAATAGCAGTGGTGTATAGTGTGCTGCTTGAGGTCATTTATAGTTATCCCTGAGGTGAGCTGACCTGTAAGATAAGCTCTTTCAGGAGGTCTGGTGTGGTGCTCAAGCCATAAGATACAA
This is a stretch of genomic DNA from Sugiyamaella lignohabitans strain CBS 10342 chromosome C, complete sequence. It encodes these proteins:
- the TEC1 gene encoding Tec1p (Transcription factor targeting filamentation genes and Ty1 expression; Ste12p activation of most filamentation gene promoters depends on Tec1p and Tec1p transcriptional activity is dependent on its association with Ste12p; binds to TCS elements upstream of filamentation genes, which are regulated by Tec1p/Ste12p/Dig1p complex; competes with Dig2p for binding to Ste12p/Dig1p; positive regulator of chronological life span; TEA/ATTS DNA-binding domain family member; GO_component: GO:0005634 - nucleus [Evidence IEA,IEA,IEA]; GO_component: GO:0005634 - nucleus [Evidence IDA] [PMID 19218425]; GO_function: GO:0003677 - DNA binding [Evidence IEA]; GO_function: GO:0000978 - RNA polymerase II core promoter proximal region sequence-specific DNA binding [Evidence IDA] [PMID 9036858]; GO_function: GO:0001077 - RNA polymerase II core promoter proximal region sequence-specific DNA binding transcription factor activity involved in positive regulation of transcription [Evidence IDA] [PMID 9036858]; GO_function: GO:0001135 - RNA polymerase II transcription factor recruiting transcription factor activity [Evidence IGI,IMP] [PMID 16782869]; GO_function: GO:0043565 - sequence-specific DNA binding [Evidence IDA] [PMID 19111667]; GO_function: GO:0043565 - sequence-specific DNA binding [Evidence IDA] [PMID 19158363]; GO_function: GO:0003700 - sequence-specific DNA binding transcription factor activity [Evidence IEA]; GO_process: GO:0001300 - chronological cell aging [Evidence IMP] [PMID 21840851]; GO_process: GO:0001403 - invasive growth in response to glucose limitation [Evidence IMP] [PMID 12455687]; GO_process: GO:0036003 - positive regulation of transcription from RNA polymerase II promoter in response to stress [Evidence IDA] [PMID 9036858]; GO_process: GO:0010527 - positive regulation of transposition, RNA-mediated [Evidence IMP] [PMID 10652102]; GO_process: GO:0007124 - pseudohyphal growth [Evidence IMP] [PMID 8730867]; GO_process: GO:0007124 - pseudohyphal growth [Evidence IDA,IMP] [PMID 9036858]; GO_process: GO:0007124 - pseudohyphal growth [Evidence IMP] [PMID 9055077]; GO_process: GO:0006355 - regulation of transcription, DNA-templated [Evidence IEA,IEA]; GO_process: GO:0006351 - transcription, DNA-templated [Evidence IEA]), whose translation is MTTTTPITPLHSKQGQQQPYAFVKSDPFTNQGPPGSMESKKRSLDQIDNGNNNPHGHGHHKAGLLPSAFELTPPDSDRKPSTPTHHNTSLHRQQPLPPAYSQFSIVSNDMRIKHEQFGPDGSRNQNSHMHVFSQENIGMMNNHSAAAAAASLQHDRQALSTIPAPNHLPPHHHQQQQQMRMAYENEQQQQQMQRAHDRASGEEITTPMHIRGAPISNVAAYTGYLSRQKKECGDDANSTVWSQDVEEAFMEALRRIPRVGRRKITVQGRPCGRNELIADYIYQKTGKTRTRKQVSSHIQVLKHLLRDDAEFMSLVADSPSKDGSSNGMIPIVSPIFSKNSAGSKEQENVTGPRADIFMASPNKRPRFNNHPSSPYRFPNNTPMRSASTIGIPLSNSNHSPNGSGNPFPDGVSPLNFCMWKQVGSQIDRIYTQLIRPQFETPIKPKAFEHIATRFPAIAQLLASPSFKRTVPLVYGKVMLNISDDAEGLSAGQFKADVQFTINSPSSSNSNSSGSNSAHLLSPSNTASPGGSRRSRFHSYECVTNITSMGRDLLELKDNVPFAENLAQRFDRLFIPFTPDFWLPFINGFNENGKSDVKRNPQAAIAAITVTQKIICRQEDSSKICAVIVYEFEKAADNFSARTVFRRLTFNPSGQHPHHQQQQQQQRIEQPQLNPAPQLDASSPQQYQSSSPKLPTTVQQLPPRSRSVALFDSPLAHRGSQNNPSVQLSRQQSSPQQATYDIAQLQLYGQPPLSAPMTRSFSVAAVHPQSLSYPISAAPVAIAPHSGESLLDTDSFDNSAYPVDSETMVRSMTAFVESSAPSWTESDLMFSNDWYAPHTVGKGQLDDVSYSEMNTPLRVGRLSTGLLDSPSSVGMSRSHTDIGRPY